The proteins below are encoded in one region of Chryseobacterium wanjuense:
- a CDS encoding T9SS type A sorting domain-containing protein encodes MKRHLFPLFLLLLGANASAQQDFFALVGKDTPNIVFNDFRAIDVTNGTSGEKIFTSDSPAKVFSQARNGTVTEDKNTYNNAQAVNMATLAYDPFNNNLVYMPMFSSNIYVLNAKTKEITLVDNTVARVTSCDINSHMVRMATGYNGNIYAINNAGTQFLQISRKGNQYVVNDLGIIKDDASNGKNSFTIIETGFGGDMIADADNNFYVFSAAGNVFKVSTKELKAKFIGKITGIPENYSVNGSAVNAKGNVVIASAKGLPLYEVNLETLQAKQMAGEQNLHIYDLASKYFANDKAVSNTTFANLDIYPTRVDEHFINVNVNDRNVKGNIKMNVFDLSGKNVMKQNLSVKEGSLNQQVYLKNLVSGAYLVSITDESGKILLNKKILVTE; translated from the coding sequence ATGAAAAGACATTTATTCCCTTTATTTTTGCTTTTACTAGGAGCAAATGCGAGTGCACAACAGGATTTTTTTGCCCTTGTGGGAAAAGATACCCCGAATATTGTTTTCAACGATTTCCGTGCAATTGATGTAACGAACGGGACTTCCGGAGAGAAAATTTTTACGTCAGATTCTCCTGCAAAAGTTTTTTCACAAGCGAGAAATGGAACTGTAACGGAGGATAAAAACACCTACAACAATGCTCAGGCTGTGAATATGGCGACATTAGCTTATGATCCTTTCAATAATAATCTGGTGTATATGCCGATGTTTTCTTCCAATATTTATGTTTTGAATGCGAAGACCAAAGAAATTACGCTGGTGGATAATACCGTTGCAAGGGTAACTTCATGCGATATCAATTCTCATATGGTAAGAATGGCGACAGGGTACAATGGAAATATTTATGCGATCAACAATGCAGGAACCCAGTTTTTGCAGATCAGCAGAAAGGGAAATCAATATGTTGTCAACGACCTTGGAATCATTAAAGATGATGCTTCCAACGGCAAAAATTCTTTCACGATTATTGAAACAGGTTTCGGTGGGGATATGATCGCGGATGCAGATAATAATTTCTACGTTTTTTCTGCTGCAGGAAATGTTTTCAAAGTTTCTACAAAAGAATTAAAAGCAAAATTTATCGGAAAAATTACAGGTATTCCTGAAAATTATTCGGTGAACGGTTCTGCCGTGAATGCAAAAGGAAATGTAGTCATTGCCAGTGCAAAAGGTTTACCTTTGTATGAAGTGAATTTGGAAACTTTACAGGCAAAACAAATGGCGGGCGAACAGAATTTACACATTTATGATTTAGCAAGTAAATATTTCGCAAATGACAAAGCGGTCTCCAATACGACTTTTGCCAATCTGGATATTTATCCGACGAGGGTGGATGAGCATTTTATCAATGTAAATGTGAATGATAGAAATGTAAAAGGAAACATCAAAATGAATGTATTTGATCTGTCCGGAAAGAATGTAATGAAACAAAATTTATCCGTAAAAGAAGGCTCTTTAAACCAACAGGTATATTTGAAAAATCTTGTAAGTGGAGCTTATCTGGTAAGCATTACGGATGAATCTGGAAAAATATTATTAAACAAGAAAATTTTAGTTACGGAATAA
- the cysS gene encoding cysteine--tRNA ligase produces the protein MQLKIYNSLTGEKEIFKPILEGNVGMYVCGPTVYSNVHLGNVRTFLSFDFIYRSLKHLGYKVRYVRNITDAGHLTDDGNVDNDRFVKQTRLEKLEPMEIVQKYTVDFHKVLDMFNLLPPNIEPTATGHIVEQIELTQKLIERGFAYESNGSVYFDVLEYNRRGLNYGELSKRNIEELFANTRDLDGQGEKKNPQDFALWKKASPAHIMRWNSPWGEGFPGWHLECTAMSTKYLGETFDIHGGGMDLKFPHHECEIAQGKACNDAAPVNYWMHANMLTMNSQRMSKSTGNYILPMQLVTGENDFFEKPFHPAIVRFCFLQAHYRSVLDISNDAMLASEKGFIRLMEAIKVLHSITPNDEKQSDFNLEEWKNKAYDALTDDFNSPVLIAHLFEAVKYIFALNDGKETISTKDLDDLKSTLDALIFDVLGLQAIEENNNEKLDQTLKVLIELRNQARKSKNFELSDQIRDKLLAEGIELKDGRDGTTYVLN, from the coding sequence ATGCAATTAAAAATATACAACTCGCTTACTGGCGAAAAAGAAATATTTAAACCGATCTTAGAAGGAAACGTGGGAATGTACGTTTGTGGACCTACCGTTTATAGCAATGTTCACTTGGGAAATGTGAGAACTTTTCTTTCCTTCGATTTTATTTACAGAAGCCTGAAACATTTGGGGTATAAAGTAAGATATGTAAGAAATATCACCGATGCAGGCCACCTTACAGACGATGGAAATGTTGACAATGACCGATTCGTAAAACAAACCCGTCTGGAAAAACTGGAACCAATGGAAATCGTACAGAAATACACGGTAGATTTTCATAAGGTGTTGGATATGTTTAATTTACTGCCACCGAACATTGAGCCGACTGCAACTGGCCATATTGTTGAACAGATAGAATTAACCCAAAAATTAATTGAAAGAGGATTTGCCTACGAAAGCAATGGCTCTGTCTATTTCGACGTATTGGAATATAACAGACGAGGCTTGAATTATGGTGAGCTTTCAAAAAGAAATATCGAAGAACTTTTCGCCAATACAAGAGATTTGGACGGGCAGGGAGAAAAGAAAAACCCACAGGACTTTGCACTTTGGAAAAAAGCTTCTCCGGCACACATCATGAGATGGAACTCGCCTTGGGGAGAGGGTTTCCCGGGATGGCATCTTGAATGTACTGCGATGAGCACGAAATATTTAGGTGAAACTTTCGATATTCACGGCGGGGGAATGGATTTGAAGTTCCCGCACCACGAATGTGAAATCGCTCAGGGAAAAGCTTGCAATGACGCGGCACCGGTAAATTACTGGATGCACGCCAATATGCTGACGATGAATTCTCAGCGTATGAGTAAATCAACGGGGAATTATATTTTGCCGATGCAGTTGGTAACGGGTGAAAATGACTTCTTTGAAAAGCCTTTCCATCCTGCGATTGTGCGTTTTTGCTTCCTGCAGGCTCATTACAGAAGTGTTCTGGATATTTCGAATGATGCCATGCTGGCAAGTGAAAAAGGTTTTATCAGATTAATGGAAGCGATTAAAGTTTTACATTCAATCACTCCAAATGATGAAAAACAATCTGATTTTAATCTTGAAGAATGGAAAAATAAAGCCTACGATGCTCTAACGGATGATTTCAATTCACCGGTTCTTATTGCACATCTATTCGAAGCTGTAAAATATATTTTTGCCTTGAATGATGGGAAAGAAACGATTTCAACTAAAGATTTAGATGATTTAAAATCAACTTTAGATGCTCTAATTTTTGATGTGTTGGGATTACAGGCAATCGAGGAAAACAATAATGAAAAACTAGATCAGACATTAAAAGTTTTAATCGAATTGAGAAATCAGGCAAGAAAATCAAAAAATTTCGAACTTTCAGACCAGATTCGCGACAAGCTCCTTGCAGAAGGTATTGAACTGAAAGACGGAAGAGACGGAACGACTTATGTGTTGAATTAA
- a CDS encoding DinB family protein has product MDYQILKNIVEAELQRFENISEEQWSHKISPEKWSKKEILGHLCDSALSNIRRFVITQYKENENIVYDQNFWVKAQNYQNVSTSDIINLWKFLNFQIVITVENIPDEALQRTCDMTKTEPQIFTLEYIINDYIGHLQHHLKAI; this is encoded by the coding sequence ATGGATTATCAGATACTTAAAAATATAGTTGAAGCCGAACTTCAGAGATTTGAAAATATTTCTGAAGAGCAATGGTCGCATAAAATTTCTCCTGAAAAATGGTCGAAAAAAGAAATTTTGGGTCATCTTTGTGACAGTGCTTTATCCAATATCAGAAGATTTGTAATCACTCAGTATAAGGAAAACGAGAATATTGTTTATGACCAGAATTTCTGGGTGAAAGCTCAGAATTATCAGAATGTTTCGACTTCGGATATTATTAATTTATGGAAATTTCTGAATTTTCAGATTGTAATTACCGTAGAAAATATTCCTGATGAAGCTTTGCAAAGAACCTGTGACATGACAAAAACCGAGCCTCAGATCTTCACCTTAGAATATATTATTAATGATTATATTGGGCATTTACAACACCATCTAAAAGCTATTTAG
- the folE gene encoding GTP cyclohydrolase I FolE, with protein sequence MVDFTDNDDDIFTGKEHTPIREDAFEKSPEEKIEKISELFGEIMETLGLDMTDDSLKDSPKRVAKMYVQEIFGGLLPENKPGISTFSNKYKYRQMLVEKDITVYSFCEHHFLPIIGRAHVAYISNGEVIGLSKINRIVDYYAKRPQVQERLTMQIVAALKEALGTKDVACIIDAKHLCVNCRGIKDTASSTITAELSGIFRTNPITRQEFLHYVGSHAKLDY encoded by the coding sequence ATGGTTGATTTTACTGATAACGACGATGATATTTTCACTGGAAAAGAACATACGCCTATACGGGAAGATGCTTTTGAGAAATCACCAGAAGAAAAAATTGAAAAAATTTCAGAGCTTTTCGGAGAAATCATGGAAACATTAGGTCTTGATATGACCGACGATTCATTGAAAGATTCTCCAAAACGTGTTGCGAAAATGTACGTACAGGAAATTTTTGGAGGGCTTCTGCCGGAAAATAAGCCGGGAATTTCTACATTTTCGAATAAATATAAATACCGACAGATGTTGGTAGAAAAAGATATCACAGTATATTCGTTCTGTGAACACCACTTTTTGCCGATAATCGGAAGGGCGCATGTTGCCTATATTTCGAATGGTGAAGTGATCGGTCTTTCAAAAATTAACAGAATTGTAGATTATTATGCAAAAAGACCGCAGGTTCAGGAAAGACTGACCATGCAGATTGTTGCGGCTTTGAAAGAAGCGTTGGGAACAAAAGATGTTGCCTGTATCATCGATGCAAAACACCTTTGTGTAAATTGCAGAGGAATTAAGGATACGGCAAGTTCTACCATTACAGCAGAATTGAGCGGTATTTTCAGGACAAATCCTATTACAAGACAGGAATTCTTACATTATGTGGGAAGTCATGCAAAACTGGATTATTAA
- the metF gene encoding methylenetetrahydrofolate reductase [NAD(P)H] → MKITDHIKNANGKTLFSLEVVPPQKGIGIEDLYTNIDPLMEFKPPFIDVTTSREEYIYIDKGNGLMERRITRMRPGTLGICAAIQHKYNVDTVPHLLCGGFTKEETEYLLVDCMYLGIDNVMALRGDAMKGHQYFEPTPGGHASAMDLVHQINDLGRGKYLHNQDEECDELNKFCIGVAGYPEKHMEAPSMNYDLKWLKEKVDAGADYIVTQMFFDNKKYIEFVTKAREMGITVPIIPGIKPIATKRHLKLLPQVFKIDLPEELINEVEAAKNNEAVKQIGIEWSIAQCKELLDFGVPVLHFYSMGKSDNIKKVAGELF, encoded by the coding sequence ATGAAGATAACAGATCATATAAAAAACGCAAATGGAAAAACTCTATTCTCTTTAGAAGTAGTTCCGCCACAGAAAGGAATCGGTATTGAAGACCTGTATACGAATATAGATCCGTTGATGGAATTCAAACCTCCATTCATTGATGTGACGACTTCCAGGGAAGAATATATTTACATCGATAAAGGAAACGGACTGATGGAGCGCCGCATCACCAGAATGCGTCCCGGAACATTGGGGATTTGTGCCGCAATTCAGCATAAATATAATGTAGATACTGTGCCACACTTACTTTGTGGAGGTTTTACCAAAGAAGAAACGGAATACCTTTTAGTCGATTGTATGTATCTCGGAATAGATAATGTAATGGCACTGAGAGGTGACGCGATGAAAGGGCATCAATATTTTGAACCAACGCCCGGAGGTCACGCCAGCGCAATGGATCTTGTCCATCAGATCAACGATTTGGGAAGAGGAAAATATCTGCATAATCAGGATGAAGAATGTGACGAACTCAATAAATTCTGCATAGGTGTTGCCGGATATCCCGAAAAGCACATGGAAGCACCTTCTATGAATTATGATTTAAAATGGCTGAAAGAAAAAGTGGATGCGGGAGCAGATTACATCGTTACGCAAATGTTTTTTGATAATAAAAAATATATTGAATTTGTAACCAAAGCTCGCGAAATGGGAATTACAGTTCCAATTATTCCGGGAATTAAGCCGATTGCGACGAAAAGACATTTGAAATTACTGCCGCAGGTTTTCAAAATTGATTTACCGGAAGAATTAATCAATGAAGTGGAAGCTGCCAAAAACAATGAAGCCGTAAAACAGATCGGAATTGAATGGTCTATTGCCCAATGCAAAGAACTGCTGGATTTTGGAGTTCCGGTTCTGCATTTCTACTCGATGGGAAAAAGTGACAACATTAAAAAAGTAGCCGGAGAGCTATTCTAA
- the metH gene encoding methionine synthase, whose protein sequence is MKYLRLSGLEPLIITPESNFINVGERTNVAGSKKFLRLIKEEKFGEALDIARHQVEGGAQILDVNFDDGLIDGKASMIKFLNLIASEPDISRIPIMIDSSKWEILEAGLQVAQGKCVVNSISLKGGEEEFIKQAKAVKRYGAAVIVMAFDEVGQADSFDRRVEISKRSYDILVNQLNFPAEDIIFDLNIFPVATGMDEHRRNAIDFIEATRWVRQNLPYASVSGGVSNVSFSFRGNDTVREAMHSVFLYHAIQAGMNMGIVNPAMLEVYDEINKELLELVEDVILDKREDATERLLDYSEKNKSVKKEKVEELEWRTKPLQERITHSLVKGIDRFIEEDVEEARLQAAKPLHVIEINLMTGMGVVGDLFGSGKMFLPQVVKSARVMKKAVAYLQPFIEAEKDGTKPANGKILMATVKGDVHDIGKNIVSVVLGCNNYEIVDLGVMVPAEKIIQTAIEEKVDVIGLSGLITPSLDEMVYIAQELERQNLDFPLLIGGATTSKAHTAVKIDLKYKNAVVHVNDASRAVNVVSSLLGDRNKEYVDDLKSEYSEFREKFLNRQIDKNYVSIEDARKDKFKIDWENEEIFTPNNLGIQVFENQDLNELVPFIDWSPFFRSWDLHGKYPNIFDDEVVGAQAKELFKDAQVILKKILDEKLLTAKAVFGIFKANANESDDILIFDKNDKEQIKFLTLRQQVQKSKGKEYLALSDFIAPQSSGKTDYIGAFCVTTGFGTDELAEEYEKANDDYNAIMVKALADRFAEAYAEFLHKKVRTEYWGYANQENLSNEDLIAEKYKGIRPAPGYPACPDHLEKHAIWDLLKVKESIGVYLTESLAMFPTASVSGYYFGSPHAKYFGLGKITEDQLKDYSKRKGISLQEARKWLSPNLAD, encoded by the coding sequence ATGAAATATTTAAGATTATCGGGGCTTGAGCCTCTGATTATTACGCCGGAAAGTAACTTCATCAACGTTGGTGAAAGAACCAATGTTGCCGGTTCCAAGAAATTTTTAAGATTAATTAAAGAAGAAAAATTCGGGGAAGCGCTGGATATTGCCCGTCATCAGGTTGAGGGTGGTGCACAGATTCTTGATGTCAATTTCGACGACGGATTGATCGACGGAAAAGCTTCGATGATTAAATTTTTAAATCTAATCGCTTCCGAACCTGATATTTCCAGAATCCCGATCATGATCGACTCCTCAAAATGGGAGATTTTAGAGGCAGGATTGCAGGTGGCACAGGGAAAATGTGTGGTAAATTCTATCAGCTTAAAAGGCGGTGAAGAAGAATTTATCAAACAGGCAAAAGCGGTTAAAAGGTATGGTGCTGCAGTGATCGTTATGGCTTTTGATGAGGTGGGTCAGGCAGATAGTTTTGATCGGAGAGTTGAGATTTCAAAGCGTTCTTACGATATTTTAGTAAATCAGCTGAACTTCCCTGCAGAAGATATTATTTTCGATTTAAATATTTTCCCTGTAGCAACGGGAATGGATGAACACCGAAGAAATGCAATCGACTTCATTGAAGCGACGAGATGGGTTCGCCAGAATCTTCCGTACGCGTCTGTAAGTGGAGGAGTTTCAAACGTTTCATTCTCGTTCCGTGGAAATGATACGGTGAGGGAAGCAATGCACTCGGTTTTCCTGTACCACGCGATTCAGGCGGGAATGAATATGGGGATTGTAAATCCTGCTATGCTGGAGGTGTATGATGAAATTAATAAAGAACTTCTTGAGCTCGTAGAAGATGTAATTCTTGATAAAAGAGAAGATGCTACGGAAAGACTATTGGATTATTCTGAAAAGAATAAATCTGTCAAAAAAGAGAAAGTTGAGGAACTTGAATGGCGTACAAAACCTTTACAGGAAAGGATTACACATTCTTTGGTGAAAGGAATCGACCGTTTTATCGAAGAAGATGTGGAGGAAGCAAGATTACAGGCTGCAAAACCACTTCATGTTATTGAAATTAATTTGATGACCGGAATGGGTGTTGTCGGCGATTTATTCGGAAGCGGAAAAATGTTCTTGCCTCAGGTTGTAAAATCGGCGAGGGTGATGAAAAAAGCGGTGGCGTATCTGCAACCCTTCATCGAAGCGGAAAAAGACGGGACAAAACCAGCCAACGGGAAAATTTTGATGGCAACGGTAAAAGGTGATGTTCACGACATCGGTAAAAATATTGTGAGCGTTGTTTTGGGCTGTAATAATTATGAAATTGTTGACCTAGGAGTGATGGTTCCGGCCGAAAAAATCATTCAGACAGCAATTGAAGAAAAAGTAGATGTTATTGGATTAAGCGGACTTATTACGCCAAGTTTGGACGAAATGGTGTACATCGCACAGGAATTGGAAAGACAAAATTTAGATTTTCCTTTATTAATCGGCGGTGCAACGACTTCAAAGGCACATACCGCCGTGAAAATCGATTTAAAATATAAAAACGCCGTCGTTCATGTGAATGACGCCTCCAGAGCGGTAAATGTAGTAAGTTCATTGCTGGGTGACAGAAATAAGGAATATGTTGATGATTTGAAAAGCGAATATTCCGAGTTCCGTGAAAAGTTCCTGAACAGACAGATTGATAAAAACTATGTTTCGATTGAGGACGCACGAAAGGATAAATTTAAAATTGATTGGGAAAATGAAGAAATTTTCACACCGAACAATTTAGGTATTCAGGTTTTTGAAAATCAGGATTTGAATGAACTGGTTCCGTTCATCGACTGGTCGCCGTTTTTCAGAAGCTGGGACTTACACGGAAAATATCCTAATATTTTTGATGATGAGGTGGTTGGAGCTCAGGCTAAAGAATTGTTTAAAGACGCCCAGGTTATTTTAAAGAAAATTTTAGACGAAAAATTATTAACGGCAAAAGCTGTTTTCGGAATTTTTAAGGCTAATGCTAATGAGTCTGATGATATTTTAATCTTTGATAAAAATGATAAGGAACAGATTAAATTCTTAACATTAAGACAGCAGGTTCAGAAATCAAAAGGAAAAGAATATTTGGCATTAAGTGATTTTATTGCTCCTCAAAGTTCCGGAAAAACCGATTATATAGGTGCTTTCTGCGTGACAACAGGTTTTGGAACCGATGAATTGGCAGAAGAATATGAAAAAGCAAACGACGATTACAATGCAATCATGGTGAAAGCTTTGGCAGACCGTTTTGCAGAAGCCTACGCCGAATTTTTACATAAAAAAGTAAGAACCGAATATTGGGGATATGCCAATCAGGAAAACTTGAGTAATGAAGATTTGATCGCTGAAAAATACAAAGGAATCCGTCCGGCTCCTGGCTATCCGGCTTGCCCTGACCATTTGGAAAAACATGCGATTTGGGATTTATTAAAAGTGAAAGAAAGCATCGGCGTTTATTTGACGGAAAGCTTAGCGATGTTTCCTACAGCTTCGGTTTCGGGGTATTATTTCGGAAGTCCGCACGCAAAATATTTCGGCTTAGGAAAGATCACGGAAGATCAATTGAAAGATTATTCCAAAAGAAAGGGAATTTCTTTACAGGAAGCGAGAAAATGGTTGTCGCCGAATTTAGCAGATTAA
- a CDS encoding fatty acid desaturase family protein, with protein MEKPIYLKDSEDAKLFNELRKKVNQRIEAIPENRDIYIQIKAIILPLVYFGLYVFALFNAEKPWVYILSFVLMGISLVLIYLNLIHEAAHNNIYKSKKLNGLVLQIFDFVGANSYIWKKRHIASHHAYPNVDGWDTDIEQSGLLLIVPWIKAKGVQKYQHFFFFLVYPLYLFNWMFIRDFRDFFDKERVILKTQGAIPMVEKVKMINYKLFYFFYQIAVPVLFFKVSIGLALGAWFLQVISASIFALFVLLPLHPLPDNAFPKLDEKNGLPYSWLHHQFEVTNDLQENSWFVRNVLGNFNFHVAHHLFPNYSYLYYNEITEEIEKFAKEHNLAYKRFPIFTALGKHVDLLKQNANNAYFILEE; from the coding sequence ATGGAAAAGCCGATTTACTTAAAAGATTCTGAGGATGCAAAACTGTTTAATGAACTAAGAAAAAAAGTGAACCAGCGTATAGAAGCCATTCCCGAAAACAGGGATATTTATATACAGATCAAAGCCATTATTTTGCCTTTGGTCTATTTTGGTTTATATGTGTTTGCGCTTTTTAATGCCGAAAAACCTTGGGTGTATATTTTAAGTTTTGTTTTGATGGGGATTTCTTTGGTATTGATTTATTTAAACTTAATTCACGAAGCTGCCCACAATAATATTTATAAAAGCAAAAAATTAAACGGACTCGTGTTGCAGATTTTCGATTTTGTAGGTGCCAATTCTTATATCTGGAAAAAAAGACACATCGCAAGTCATCACGCCTATCCGAATGTTGACGGTTGGGACACAGACATCGAACAGAGCGGACTTCTTTTAATCGTTCCGTGGATCAAAGCGAAAGGCGTTCAAAAATATCAGCATTTCTTTTTCTTTTTGGTGTATCCTTTATATTTGTTTAATTGGATGTTTATCAGAGATTTCAGAGATTTTTTCGACAAAGAAAGAGTGATTCTGAAAACGCAGGGCGCAATTCCAATGGTTGAAAAAGTGAAAATGATAAATTATAAACTTTTTTATTTTTTCTATCAGATTGCAGTTCCGGTTTTGTTTTTTAAAGTATCCATCGGGCTGGCTCTGGGAGCTTGGTTTTTGCAGGTGATTTCGGCGAGTATTTTTGCGCTGTTTGTGCTGTTGCCTTTGCATCCGCTTCCCGACAATGCTTTTCCGAAACTGGATGAGAAAAACGGACTGCCTTACAGCTGGCTTCACCACCAGTTTGAGGTGACCAATGATTTACAGGAAAATAGCTGGTTTGTGAGAAATGTTTTGGGAAATTTCAACTTTCACGTTGCCCATCATCTCTTCCCGAACTACAGTTATCTCTATTATAATGAAATTACGGAGGAAATCGAAAAGTTTGCTAAAGAACATAATTTGGCGTACAAAAGGTTTCCGATTTTTACCGCTTTGGGCAAACATGTTGATTTGCTGAAGCAAAATGCGAATAATGCATATTTTATTTTAGAAGAATAA
- a CDS encoding homocysteine S-methyltransferase family protein has protein sequence MKNSEQLYKALSERILILDGAMGTMLQRYKFEEEDYRGERFKDWEHPVKGNNDLLSLTQPQAIEEVHKKYLEAGADIIETNTFSGTTIAMADYHMEDLVYELNYESAKIARKVCDEFTAQNPGKPRFVAGSIGPTNRTASLSPDVNDPGYRAITFDELRIAYKQQSEALLDGGSDILLVETIFDTLNAKAALFAIDEIQEERGIKIPIMVSGTITDASGRTLSGQTAEAFLISISHLNLLSVGFNCALGANQLTPYLETLAHNSEFHVSAYPNAGLPNAFGKYDETPEDMADQIKEYVEKGLINIIGGCCGTTPDHIKAIADLVAQYPPRKLKEFV, from the coding sequence ATGAAAAATTCAGAACAATTATACAAAGCATTATCCGAAAGAATTTTAATTCTTGACGGAGCGATGGGAACGATGCTTCAGCGATACAAATTCGAGGAAGAAGACTATCGTGGCGAGCGTTTCAAAGATTGGGAACATCCGGTGAAAGGAAATAATGATTTACTTTCATTAACACAGCCTCAGGCCATTGAAGAAGTTCACAAAAAATATCTGGAAGCAGGTGCAGACATCATTGAGACGAATACGTTTTCGGGAACAACGATTGCCATGGCAGATTACCACATGGAAGATTTGGTTTATGAATTAAACTACGAGTCTGCAAAAATCGCAAGAAAAGTATGTGATGAATTCACTGCTCAAAATCCCGGCAAACCTAGATTTGTAGCCGGTTCTATCGGTCCGACTAACAGAACGGCAAGTTTAAGCCCTGATGTAAACGATCCTGGTTACAGAGCGATCACTTTCGATGAATTGAGAATTGCTTACAAACAACAATCGGAAGCTTTATTAGACGGAGGTTCAGACATTCTTTTGGTTGAAACAATTTTTGATACGTTAAATGCAAAAGCCGCATTATTTGCCATCGACGAAATTCAGGAAGAAAGAGGAATTAAAATCCCGATCATGGTTTCAGGAACGATTACCGATGCTTCAGGAAGAACGTTGAGCGGACAGACTGCGGAAGCATTTTTAATTTCCATTTCGCATTTGAATTTATTAAGTGTAGGTTTCAACTGTGCTTTGGGAGCCAATCAATTAACACCATATTTGGAAACGTTGGCTCACAATTCAGAATTCCATGTTTCGGCGTATCCGAATGCAGGTCTTCCGAACGCTTTCGGAAAATATGACGAAACGCCTGAAGATATGGCAGATCAGATTAAGGAATATGTAGAAAAAGGGTTGATTAACATCATTGGAGGTTGCTGCGGAACCACACCGGATCATATCAAAGCGATTGCAGATTTGGTAGCACAGTATCCGCCAAGAAAATTGAAGGAATTTGTCTGA
- a CDS encoding O-succinylhomoserine sulfhydrylase, with protein MENFETLAIRTQTERTQFDEHSTPLYLTSSFIFQDAEDMRASFAEEKPKNLYSRFSNPNVTEFTDKIAKMEGAEAGYAFATGMAAIYSTFATLLNAGDHIVSCQSVFGSTHTLFTKYFPKWNIETTYFKAEDAENVEKYIQPNTKILYLETPTNPAIEVLDLEFFGQIAKKHNLIFIVDNCFATPYLQQPIKYGADIVVHSATKLIDGQGRVLGGVAVGREDLIREIYLFARNTGPAMSPFNAWVLSKSLETLAIRVEKHCENALKVAEFLESHPNVELTKYPFLPSHPSYEIAKKQMKLGGNIVAFEIKGGIEGGRNFLDKIKMCSLSANLGDTRTIVTHPASTTHSKLSDEERNEVGITAGLVRCSVGLENVEDIIADLKQALD; from the coding sequence ATGGAAAACTTTGAAACCCTCGCAATAAGAACGCAGACAGAAAGAACTCAGTTTGATGAGCATTCTACGCCGTTGTATCTTACATCCAGCTTTATTTTCCAGGATGCGGAAGATATGAGAGCGAGTTTTGCGGAAGAGAAACCAAAGAATTTGTACAGTCGGTTTTCAAATCCGAATGTGACTGAATTCACAGACAAAATCGCCAAAATGGAAGGCGCAGAAGCCGGATATGCTTTTGCGACGGGAATGGCAGCGATCTACTCAACATTTGCAACTTTACTGAATGCAGGTGATCATATCGTAAGCTGTCAGTCAGTTTTCGGTTCTACACACACGCTGTTTACAAAATATTTCCCGAAATGGAATATCGAAACAACCTACTTCAAAGCAGAAGATGCAGAAAATGTTGAAAAATATATTCAGCCTAATACAAAAATTTTATATCTGGAAACACCGACAAATCCAGCGATTGAGGTGTTGGATTTAGAATTTTTCGGGCAGATTGCAAAGAAGCATAATTTAATTTTCATTGTTGATAACTGTTTCGCAACGCCTTATTTGCAACAGCCGATTAAATATGGGGCAGACATCGTGGTGCATTCCGCGACAAAATTAATTGACGGACAAGGTCGTGTTTTAGGTGGAGTAGCAGTTGGCAGAGAAGATTTGATTCGTGAAATTTACCTTTTTGCGAGAAATACAGGTCCTGCAATGTCCCCTTTCAACGCTTGGGTATTGTCAAAAAGTTTGGAAACATTAGCGATCCGTGTTGAAAAGCATTGTGAAAACGCTTTAAAAGTTGCCGAATTTTTAGAGAGTCATCCGAATGTAGAACTGACGAAATATCCGTTCCTACCGTCTCATCCAAGCTATGAAATTGCAAAGAAGCAGATGAAATTAGGTGGAAATATTGTTGCTTTTGAAATCAAAGGAGGAATTGAAGGCGGAAGAAACTTTTTAGATAAAATTAAAATGTGTTCACTTTCTGCAAATCTTGGAGACACGAGAACTATTGTTACGCATCCGGCTTCTACAACGCACTCCAAATTATCAGACGAAGAAAGAAATGAAGTGGGAATCACGGCAGGTTTGGTTCGTTGCTCTGTCGGGTTGGAAAATGTGGAAGATATCATTGCAGATTTAAAACAGGCATTAGATTAA